A genomic segment from Paramixta manurensis encodes:
- the aaeX gene encoding p-hydroxybenzoic acid efflux pump operon protein AaeX, with amino-acid sequence MSVLPVIVIFGLSFPPIFFEILVSLLLFWLVRRLLTPSGLYDFVWHPALFNTALYCCLFYLVSRLFV; translated from the coding sequence ATGAGTGTACTCCCGGTTATTGTCATATTTGGGCTCTCGTTTCCGCCCATCTTTTTTGAAATTTTAGTGTCGCTATTGTTGTTCTGGCTGGTGCGGCGCTTACTGACGCCTAGCGGCCTGTATGATTTTGTCTGGCATCCGGCGCTGTTTAACACGGCACTTTATTGCTGTTTGTTTTACCTGGTATCCCGTCTGTTTGTCTGA